A genome region from Magnolia sinica isolate HGM2019 chromosome 8, MsV1, whole genome shotgun sequence includes the following:
- the LOC131253925 gene encoding putative receptor-like protein kinase At3g47110, whose protein sequence is MITDDPLNSLSSWNHTLHFCDWQGVTCAAHRHPQRVTALNLTNQKLVGPISPYIANLTFLSIIDFSDNRFHGPIPEEIGRLFRLRYLSLANNTLTGEILANLTHCSELKVLHLYGNQLSGRIPTELGSLSKLTNLILAFNRLIGSIPPSLGNLSSLATLYLGLNNLEGSIPDELGRLASLEVLYIGDNQLSGTIPPQLFNLSSIYSFDVGGNRLHGNLPPNLGLTLPNLQAFYAGANQFTGPIPVSFSNASGLVLIDLDNNSLSGSVPLNFGSLKSLSVLDLWRNQLGIGKASDLGFLDSLTNCSGLQELEASHNHLSGSLPDSIANLSTQLTRLLLGSNRIFGNIPSGIQNLVGLTVLSMEYNFLNGTIPIGVGKLNKVEELNLGANELTGQIPSSLGNISGLYILSLSENNLSGGIPSSLGNCINLQFIYLQSNKFSSSLPKLLFSIPTLILLNVGNNSFTDSLPLEAGYLQALETFIVSINNLSGEVPSWLGNCLSLEYLGLDGNFFQGSIPPTFSTLKGLQILDLSRNNLSGVIPEYLEKLALQYLNLSFNDLEGELPKQGVFGNASQVSVLGNGKLCGGIHELQLPPCSSQASKKRGKTLSSKVKFSIIGVVLCLISLSCFFATLYWVRNSRKKTFALPSAEDPFVNVSYAELLKATDGFSSANLVGTGSFGAVYKGFLDRVGTMVAMKVFNLQRQGALRSFMVECEALRNIRHRNLVKTITCCSSIDFKGNDFKALIYQYMPNGSLDKWLHGDGQDELRRNLKFTQRLNIAIDVASALDYLHDHCQTSIIHRDLKPSNILLDDDMTACVGDFGLARFLSEVSQSSSVGMKGSIGYIAPEYAMGSKASTEGDVYSYGILLLEMITGKEPTDDMFKEYLSLHHFAKLALPERVMEIVDPRLIVEEAEVTQGNENQINKRNTMHDCLISIVKIGVSCSTESPRERMWMRDVVAEMHAIKDLYLGVRFH, encoded by the exons ATGATAACCGACGATCCTCTCAATTCCTTGAGCTCTTGGAACCATACTCTCCACTTCTGTGACTGGCAAGGTGTCACATGCGCTGCTCACCGCCATCCTCAGAGAGTCACGGcgttgaatctcacaaaccagaagttggtgggccccatatctcccTACATAGCAAACCTCACCTTCCTCAGCATAATCGATTTCTCAGACAACAGATTCCACGGCCCGATTCCTGAAGAGATAGGCCGTTTGTTCCGCTTGCGGTATCTCAGTCTCGCCAATAACACACTCACCGGAGAAATTCTAGCAAATCTGACCCACTGTTCGGAACTCAAAGTCCTTCACCTTTATGGGAATCAGCTGTCAGGGAGGATTCCAACTGAGCTTGGCTCTCTGTCCAAGCTCACCAACTTGATCCTTGCTTTCAACAGGCTCATAGGAAGCATTCCAccttcacttggaaacctttcgtCTCTCGCTACCCTTTATCTCGGACTAAATAATCTGGAGGGCAGCATCCCAGATGAACTTGGTCGGTTGGCAAGCTTAGAGGTTCTTTACATTGGTGACAATCAACTGTCGGGTACGATTCCTCCCCAGCTATTCAATCTCTCCTCTATTTATTCTTTCGACGTAGGAGGTAACAGATTGCATGGAAACCTTCCCCCCAACTTAGGCCTCACTCTTCCTAATCTCCAAGCATTTTATGCCGGAGCAAACCAATTTACAGGACCCATACCAGTTTCATTCTCCAATGCTTCAGGACTTGTACTTATCGACCTTGATAACAATAGTTTAAGCGGATCTGTGCCTCTGAATTTTGGAAGCCTCAAGAGTCTCTCCGTCTTAGATTTGTGGCGCAATCAACTTGGAATTGGGAAAGCTAGTGACTTGGGTTTTCTTGATTCTTTGACAAATTGCAGTGGCTTACAAGAGCTGGAGGCAAGCCATAATCATCTCAGCGGTTCTTTGCCTGACTCCATAGCAAATCTTTCTACACAGTTAACAAGACTATTGTTAGGAAGTAACAGGATATTCGGAAACATTCCATCTGGGATTCAGAATCTTGTCGGCTTAACAGTGTTGTCTATGGAGTATAACTTTCTAAATGGTACTATTCCCATTGGAGTTGGGAAGCTTAACAAGGTGGAGGAACTGAACTTAGGTGCAAATGAATTAACAGGGCAAATTCCATCTTCCTTGGGCAACATCTCTGGATTATACATACTCAGTTTATCCGAAAACAATCTATCAGGGGGCATACCTTCAAGTCTTGGTAATTGCATAAACCTGCAATTCATATACCTCCAGAGTAATAAGTTTAGCAGCAGCTTACCCAAACTACTTTTCAGCATTCCAACTTTGATTCTACTTAACGTTGGAAATAACTCTTTTACCGATAGTCTGCCACTGGAAGCTGGTTACTTGCAAGCTCTTGAAACATTTATTGTTTCTATTAACAACTTGTCCGGCGAAGTTCCAAGCTGGCTAGGCAATTGTCTCAGCTTAGAGTATCTTGGGTTGGATGGGAACTTCTTTCAAGGATCGATTCCTCCAACATTTAGTACTCTAAAAGGCCTTCAAATCCTGGATCTCTCACGCAACAACTTGTCTGGGGTGATTCCAGAATACCTGGagaagcttgctttacagtatctaaATCTATCCTTCAATGATTTGGAGGGTGAATTACCAAAACAAGGGGTCTTTGGAAATGCTAGTCAAGTTTCAGTGCTCGGAAATGGTAAGCTATGTGGGGGTATTCATGAATTACAATTGCCTCCATGCTCTAGCCAAGCTTCCAAGAAACGGGGGAAGACTCTTTCTTCAAAAGTAAAATTCTCAATAATTGGTGTTGTCCTATGTCTTATATCATTATCATGTTTCTTCGCCACTCTTTATTGGGTAAGAAATTCGAGAAAGAAAACTTTTGCTTTACCTTCTGCGGAGGATCCTTTTGTCAACGTGTCTTATGCGGAGCTCCTTAAAGCAACAGACGGGTTCTCTTCTGCAAATTTGGTCGGCACTGGAAGTTTTGGTGCTGTATATAAAGGGTTTCTAGATCGTGTTGGAACTATGGTGGCAATGAaagtcttcaaccttcaacgaCAGGGAGCTCTGAGGAGTTTCATGGTCGAATGTGAAGCCTTGagaaacattaggcatcggaatctTGTTAAGACCATAACTTGTTGCTCAAGCATTGATTTTAAGggcaatgattttaaagctcTAATTTACCAGTACATGCCCAATGGAAGTTTAGACAAGTGGTTGCACGGAGATGGTCAGGACGAGCTGAGAAGGAACTTGAAGTTTACTCAAAGGCTAAACATAGCTATAGACGTGGCGTCTGCATTGGATTATCTACATGATCATTGCCAAACATCAATCATTCATCGAGATTTAAAACCAAGCAacattcttcttgatgatgacatgactGCTTGTGTGGGTGATTTCGGGCTAGCCAGGTTCTTATCTGAGGTTTCTCAAAGTAGCTCGGTCGGAATGAAGGGATCTATTGGGTACATCGCTCCAG AGTATGCAATGGGCAGTAAAGCATCTACAGAAGGAGATGTTTATAGCTATGGAATCCTTCTATTGGAGATGATCACGGGAAAGGAGCCAACTGATGATATGTTTAAGGAATatctaagccttcatcatttcGCTAAGTTGGCTTTGCCTGAACGagtaatggagattgttgatccacgactgatcgtagaaGAAGCTGAAGTTACACAAGGCaatgaaaatcaaatcaataaaagaaatacAATGCATGACTGCTTGATTTCAATAGTCAAAATCGGTGTGTCGTGCTCCACAGAATCTCCGAGAGAACGAATGTGGATGAGAGATGTTGTAgcagaaatgcatgcaatcaaGGACTTGTATCTCGGGGTCCGGTTTCACTAG